One Engraulis encrasicolus isolate BLACKSEA-1 chromosome 5, IST_EnEncr_1.0, whole genome shotgun sequence DNA segment encodes these proteins:
- the LOC134449692 gene encoding piggyBac transposable element-derived protein 4-like → MSGKKATSKKKNVAGPTKMTAQQAAEWILQSSDEESDAGSMSSVDSVAFLEGLDPALEISSDADWLPEQEEEEGEEEESQVEKEGQRVGEEEGDDQPSASSPATTRARKRKAAQPSSATPATKRGRGRGRGRGRGRGQGRRQEPEGNGQPWQGMDVDDIIPPQPSFNPARAPGPQVVGGVQYTILQLFMLFMTRNTLQTIVNHSNIYGQRNHPHRWHQMSLEDLLSYIGMVIYMGLVGAKSVRDYWAKNELYNFPFPTSMLSGRRFAAVSSMLHISHPDSDAENDRRRGTQAYDRLCKIRPLYDEIRTACKAHYHPQQHIAVDERMVKSKARSILRQYMKDKPTKWGYKLFVLADSSNGYTWDFFVYEGRNMALQKGLSYDSVMNLVDTRVLGQGYKLYVDNFYTSPTLFKDLLAEKVWACGTIREQRIGYPRRRPGALTSQSPRGTIRWIRDDPVLFVQWKDTRDVRLCSTMHTAHNPQTTVQRRVRGTDGRWQLKSIPAPPAVTDYNK, encoded by the exons ATGTCTGGTAAGAAGGCAACGAGCAAGAAGAAGAATGTTGCTGGCCCAACTAAGATGACTGCTCAACAGGCAGCCGAATGGATTTTACAATCCAGCGACGAAGAGTCCGACGCAGGGAGCATGTCATCGGTTGACTCTGTGGCATTTTTGGAAGGACTCGATCCAGCCTTGGAGAT ATCCTCTGATGCAGACTGGCTCcctgaacaggaggaggaggagggggaggaggaggagagccaggtggagaaagaggggcagagagttggtgaggaggaaggagacgatCAACCATCAGCCTCTTCGCCGGCTACCACCAGAGCAAGGAAGAGGAAAGCAGCGCAGCCATCCAGCGCCACACCTGCCaccaagagaggcagaggaagagggagaggaagaggaagaggaagaggacagggaagGCGACAGGAGCCAGAGGGAAATGGTCAGCCATGGCAGGGGATGGACGTGGATGACATCATACCACCACAACCATCATTCAACCCCGCTCGCGCTCCAGGGCCCCAGGTCGTGGGGGGGGTGCAATACACCATACTGCAACTCTTCATGCTCTTCATGACAAGAAACACCCTACAGACAATAGTAAATCACTCTAACATATATGGACAAAGGAACCACCCTCATAGATGGCATCAGATGTCCCTGGAGGATCTGCTTTCATATATTGGTATGGTGATTTACATGGGCCTAGTTGGGGCCAAGTCTGTAAGGGACTACTGGGCGAAGAACGAACTTTACAATTTCCCCTTCCCCACATCTATGTTGTCCGGGAGAAGATTTGCAGCTGTCTCCAGCATGCTGCATATTAGCCACCCAGACAGTGATGCAGAGAATGACAGGAGGAGGGGAACACAGGCCTACGATCGTCTGTGCAAGATCCGCCCTCTCTATGACGAGATTAGGACTGCGTGTAAAGCTCACTACCATCCCCAACAACACATTGCAGTGGATGAAAGGATGGTGAAATCAAAAGCCCGCTCCATCCTCCGCCAGTATATGAAAGACAAGCCCACTAAGTGGGGGTATAAACTTTTTGTGCTGGCAGATTCATCAAACGGATACACATGGGACTTTTTTGTATATGAGGGGAGAAACATGGCACTTCAAAAGGGGCTCAGCTATGATTCAGTCATGAATCTCGTGGACACGCGTGTGCTTGGCCAGGGCTATAAGCTCTATGTGGACAACTTCTATACTAGCCCTACCCTGTTCAAGGACCTCCTGGCCGAGAAGGTATGGGCTTGTGGAACAATTAGAGAACAGCGAATAGGCTACCCGAGAAGACGTCCAGGAGCTCTCACCTCTCAGTCACCACGTGGTACCATCCGCTGGATAAGAGATGATCCCGTTCTTTTTGTCCAGTGGAAGGACACGAGGGACGTCCGCTTGTGCTCCACAATGCACACAGCCCACAACCCACAGACCACCGTTCAGAGGAGGGTCAGAGGGACAGATGGCCGGTGGCAGCTGAAGTCCATCCCTGCCCCACCAGCTGTCACTGATTATAACAAGTAA